A single genomic interval of Ischnura elegans chromosome 3, ioIscEleg1.1, whole genome shotgun sequence harbors:
- the LOC124156140 gene encoding putative Dol-P-Glc:Glc(2)Man(9)GlcNAc(2)-PP-Dol alpha-1,2-glucosyltransferase isoform X2, whose translation MFEKEGSDEKLNFDIKSVNHAVGLVVLFSVCTFIVFNVIYNVQETPYLDEVFHIPQAIRYCNGSFDEWDPKITTLPGLYIFSAGLLKPYGWVINRYLCTVYRLRGINLLCSIANLILFIGIRHKAVGSEGKFTFQVLWAPLNLALFPVLYFFTFLYYTDQISTLMVMIMYRLYLARKFNWSAFIGILSVMCRQTNIIWVAFCALEVGLETLETHLLKLKKQRDSRNFLENLRVGFFA comes from the exons atgtttgaaaaggaAGGAAGTGATGAGAAATTGAATTTTGACATCAAGTCAGTCAATCATGCTGTGGGATTGGTAGTTTTATTTTCAGTATGCACATTTATAGTGTTTAATGTAATATATAATGTCCAAGAGACTCCTTACTTGGACGAGGTCTTCCACATTCCGCAAGCCATTAGGTATTGCAACGGATCGTTTGACGAG tgGGATCCGAAAATTACTACATTACCAGGACTTTATATTTTCTCTGCGGGACTTCTGAAACCTTATGGCTGGGTTATAAATCGTTATTTATGTACTGTGTACAGGTTAAGAGGCATAAATTTATTATGTAGCATAGCCAACTTGATCCTCTTCATCGGGATAAGACATAAAGCCGTTGGCTCGGAA gGGAAATTTACATTCCAAGTATTATGGGCGCCTTTGAACTTGGCATTATTTcctgtattgtatttttttacatttttatattatacagacCAAATTTCAACACTAATGGTTATGATAATGTATAGACTCTATCTTGCAAGGAAGTTCAATTGGTCTGCCTTCATTG GAATATTGTCAGTCATGTGCCGGCAAACAAATATTATTTGGGTGGCATTTTGTGCTCTTGAAGTTGGACTTGAGACTCTGGAAACCCATCTTCTGAAGCTTAAAAAACAGAGAGACAGCCgtaattttcttgaaaacttGAGG GTTGGATTCTTTGCTTGA
- the LOC124156140 gene encoding putative Dol-P-Glc:Glc(2)Man(9)GlcNAc(2)-PP-Dol alpha-1,2-glucosyltransferase isoform X3, whose protein sequence is MFEKEGSDEKLNFDIKSVNHAVGLVVLFSVCTFIVFNVIYNVQETPYLDEVFHIPQAIRYCNGSFDEWDPKITTLPGLYIFSAGLLKPYGWVINRYLCTVYRLRGINLLCSIANLILFIGIRHKAVGSEGKFTFQVLWAPLNLALFPVLYFFTFLYYTDQISTLMVMIMYRLYLARKFNWSAFIGILSVMCRQTNIIWVAFCALEVGLETLETHLLKLKKQRDSRNFLENLRIVYL, encoded by the exons atgtttgaaaaggaAGGAAGTGATGAGAAATTGAATTTTGACATCAAGTCAGTCAATCATGCTGTGGGATTGGTAGTTTTATTTTCAGTATGCACATTTATAGTGTTTAATGTAATATATAATGTCCAAGAGACTCCTTACTTGGACGAGGTCTTCCACATTCCGCAAGCCATTAGGTATTGCAACGGATCGTTTGACGAG tgGGATCCGAAAATTACTACATTACCAGGACTTTATATTTTCTCTGCGGGACTTCTGAAACCTTATGGCTGGGTTATAAATCGTTATTTATGTACTGTGTACAGGTTAAGAGGCATAAATTTATTATGTAGCATAGCCAACTTGATCCTCTTCATCGGGATAAGACATAAAGCCGTTGGCTCGGAA gGGAAATTTACATTCCAAGTATTATGGGCGCCTTTGAACTTGGCATTATTTcctgtattgtatttttttacatttttatattatacagacCAAATTTCAACACTAATGGTTATGATAATGTATAGACTCTATCTTGCAAGGAAGTTCAATTGGTCTGCCTTCATTG GAATATTGTCAGTCATGTGCCGGCAAACAAATATTATTTGGGTGGCATTTTGTGCTCTTGAAGTTGGACTTGAGACTCTGGAAACCCATCTTCTGAAGCTTAAAAAACAGAGAGACAGCCgtaattttcttgaaaacttGAGG